A part of Streptomyces sp. NBC_01210 genomic DNA contains:
- a CDS encoding GntR family transcriptional regulator, producing the protein MAGIERPGPLYQQVAAAIRQGIADGEFPPGSPLPSEAQLIERYEVSRPTVRNAIAALRSEGLIEVRHGKGSFVRGTLTPPLVIDRTIARSGKTFTPGGPAWGEMHAPTVYRTKATEATGPLLKLDEGEALFGVDRVLIDPTSGARALHRLLIPFATADEAPLLAEKPDAPLGGIYTALTAAGHKLTWSETVQARMPQADERSALELPDATPVIHTVRVTHGTDHEPLILEELRASGIQARVSYRITADSPRALSAVRS; encoded by the coding sequence ATGGCAGGCATCGAGCGCCCCGGACCGCTGTACCAGCAGGTCGCAGCCGCCATCAGGCAAGGCATCGCGGACGGCGAGTTCCCGCCCGGCAGCCCGCTCCCCTCGGAGGCGCAGCTCATCGAGCGCTACGAAGTCAGCCGCCCCACCGTCCGCAACGCCATTGCGGCACTGCGCTCGGAAGGGCTCATCGAAGTCCGGCACGGGAAAGGCAGCTTCGTGAGGGGGACGCTCACGCCGCCCCTGGTCATCGATCGGACCATTGCCCGAAGCGGCAAGACGTTCACACCGGGCGGCCCTGCTTGGGGCGAGATGCACGCGCCGACCGTCTACCGCACCAAGGCCACGGAGGCGACCGGCCCTCTCCTCAAGCTCGACGAGGGCGAAGCACTCTTCGGCGTTGACCGCGTGCTGATCGATCCGACGAGCGGAGCCCGCGCGCTGCACCGCCTGCTGATCCCGTTCGCCACGGCCGACGAGGCGCCGCTACTCGCCGAAAAGCCGGACGCCCCGCTTGGGGGCATCTACACGGCACTCACCGCAGCCGGGCACAAACTCACCTGGTCCGAGACCGTACAAGCGCGCATGCCGCAGGCCGACGAGCGCAGCGCCCTGGAGCTGCCCGACGCCACACCGGTCATCCACACCGTGCGCGTCACCCACGGCACCGACCACGAGCCCCTGATCCTCGAAGAGCTGCGCGCCAGCGGCATTCAGGCCCGAGTGTCCTACCGCATCACCGCCGACAGCCCCCGC
- a CDS encoding FtsK/SpoIIIE domain-containing protein, producing the protein MSAILLAFGLAALAWVLVVGDLLRRNRPAWHWYLAGYPVAACRVLFTWRRVAVLNDLAVSRRPSRGLLGDLVVKGEPLRPIPPRISFPRATCFGLTVLVRLHAGQTPATYMAAADAFAHAWRVHAVRVTSPERGLVLLTATGSDPLERPGLASAPVSLLSAVIGVVESGRAWVIDLMLVPHWLIVGATRSGKSTLLARLITQLAPQRVALVGIDCKGGMELGLFAGRLSALTTSRREAVAVLGALVIDMQERMRVCRSAGVRSVWELPDKLRPVPVVVIVDELAELYLSDGTRESKAEAEQCSTLLLRLAQLGAALGMHLVVAGQRVGSELGPGVTALRAQLAGRICHRVNDPGTAEMTLGDLNKDAVIVAQSITAEEKGVAVCTGPDGGWGRARSHLTSTEEAASTAIKCAAITPELPGVTHALSALAGGDSA; encoded by the coding sequence ATGAGTGCGATCCTGCTCGCCTTCGGGCTGGCGGCGCTCGCCTGGGTACTCGTGGTCGGCGATCTGCTGCGCCGAAACCGCCCCGCCTGGCACTGGTATCTCGCGGGGTACCCGGTGGCCGCCTGCCGGGTGTTGTTCACCTGGCGCAGAGTCGCGGTGCTCAACGACCTGGCCGTGTCCCGGCGTCCGTCGCGTGGGCTCCTCGGCGACCTGGTCGTCAAGGGCGAGCCGCTACGGCCCATCCCTCCGCGCATCTCGTTCCCGCGCGCGACGTGCTTCGGCCTGACCGTGCTCGTGCGGCTGCACGCGGGCCAGACCCCGGCCACCTACATGGCGGCGGCTGATGCGTTCGCCCACGCGTGGAGGGTCCACGCGGTTCGCGTCACCTCGCCGGAACGCGGGCTCGTACTCCTGACCGCCACGGGCAGTGATCCGCTGGAACGCCCTGGCCTGGCTTCGGCACCCGTCTCCCTGCTGTCCGCCGTCATCGGAGTTGTGGAGAGCGGACGTGCGTGGGTGATCGATCTGATGTTGGTGCCCCACTGGCTGATCGTGGGTGCCACACGGTCCGGGAAATCCACTCTGCTCGCCCGGCTCATCACTCAGCTTGCACCCCAGCGTGTCGCCCTGGTCGGCATTGACTGCAAGGGCGGCATGGAACTCGGTCTCTTCGCCGGGCGGTTGAGCGCGCTCACCACCTCGCGGCGTGAGGCGGTCGCGGTCCTCGGTGCGCTCGTCATCGACATGCAAGAGCGCATGCGGGTGTGCCGGTCGGCGGGAGTCCGCTCCGTCTGGGAACTCCCCGACAAGCTGCGTCCCGTGCCGGTCGTGGTGATCGTCGACGAACTGGCGGAGCTGTACCTCTCCGACGGGACGCGCGAGAGCAAGGCAGAGGCGGAACAGTGCTCGACGTTGCTCCTGCGGCTGGCGCAGCTCGGTGCGGCGCTCGGCATGCACCTGGTGGTCGCAGGGCAGCGCGTCGGCTCCGAGCTTGGCCCCGGGGTCACCGCGCTGCGGGCTCAGCTGGCGGGAAGGATCTGCCATCGCGTGAATGATCCCGGGACGGCTGAGATGACGCTGGGCGATCTCAACAAGGACGCGGTGATCGTGGCTCAGTCGATCACTGCGGAGGAGAAGGGTGTCGCGGTGTGCACCGGGCCCGATGGCGGCTGGGGACGCGCCCGGTCACACCTGACATCGACCGAGGAAGCGGCGAGTACGGCGATCAAGTGCGCGGCCATCACTCCCGAACTCCCCGGCGTGACCCATGCCTTGAGCGCCCTGGCGGGAGGTGATTCAGCATGA
- a CDS encoding replication initiator, translated as MLDRAARLRQLTEADQDAIRLAQHPQFARWLEQITATGGCAHPIHLTGATTIRDAHSAEILHHYDTTAEPGERLLVRCRNRRATVCAPCSRLHAGDTFHLVRAGLVGGKTVPDDVREHPRLFVTLTAPGFGPVHHITTGTERCRPRRDAGHCEHGRSLGCPARHTDTDPLVGQPLCPDCYDYPGHVLWHAHTGELWARFARGVRRALASSAGIVQTQFPHHARLSFAKVAEYQRRAAIHLHAVVRLDGPTGPHDPPPPWATADALTAAVHAAARAVTVQSPYSSAIGEHILRWGAQLDARPLRAFGDSEGLADDAVAAYVAKYVTKGAADTAAGNDHRLTCPDDIETAPVSPHLRSLMRACWRLGGLPEFEHLRLRDWAHTLGYRGHILTKSRAYSTTYATLRAERADHERTAAGTQLPDDSDTITDAHWRYIGSGHTPGAALVAAGVAEDLARNREIAREELGAM; from the coding sequence GTGCTCGACCGCGCGGCGCGTCTGCGTCAGCTCACCGAAGCAGACCAAGACGCCATCCGCCTCGCACAGCACCCCCAGTTCGCCCGCTGGCTCGAACAGATCACCGCCACCGGCGGCTGCGCCCACCCGATCCATCTCACCGGCGCAACCACCATCCGAGACGCTCACAGCGCCGAGATCCTGCACCACTACGACACGACCGCAGAACCGGGCGAACGCCTCCTGGTCCGCTGCCGCAACCGGCGCGCCACCGTCTGCGCGCCCTGCTCCCGCCTCCACGCGGGAGACACCTTCCACCTGGTTCGCGCCGGACTCGTCGGCGGCAAGACCGTCCCCGACGACGTCCGCGAACATCCCCGGCTCTTCGTCACCCTCACCGCACCAGGCTTCGGCCCCGTCCACCACATCACGACTGGGACGGAGCGCTGCCGCCCCCGCCGCGATGCCGGGCACTGCGAACACGGCCGGTCCCTAGGCTGCCCCGCCCGTCACACCGACACAGACCCTCTTGTCGGACAGCCGCTGTGCCCCGACTGCTACGACTACCCGGGCCATGTCCTGTGGCACGCCCACACCGGCGAGCTGTGGGCGCGCTTCGCCCGTGGCGTCCGCCGTGCGCTGGCCTCGTCCGCCGGAATCGTCCAGACCCAATTCCCCCACCATGCCCGGCTCTCCTTCGCCAAGGTCGCCGAATACCAACGACGCGCGGCCATCCACCTCCACGCCGTCGTGCGCCTGGACGGCCCAACCGGTCCCCACGACCCTCCGCCGCCCTGGGCGACCGCTGACGCGCTGACCGCTGCCGTACACGCTGCCGCGCGGGCCGTGACGGTCCAGAGCCCCTACAGCTCGGCCATCGGCGAACACATCCTGCGGTGGGGAGCCCAACTCGACGCCCGACCGCTGCGCGCCTTCGGCGACAGTGAAGGGCTCGCAGATGACGCCGTCGCCGCATACGTCGCCAAGTACGTCACCAAGGGAGCGGCCGACACAGCCGCCGGCAACGACCACCGACTGACCTGCCCTGACGACATCGAAACCGCTCCCGTCTCACCGCACCTGCGATCCCTCATGCGCGCCTGCTGGCGCCTCGGCGGCCTCCCCGAATTCGAGCACCTGCGGCTCCGCGACTGGGCCCACACCCTCGGCTACCGCGGCCACATCCTCACCAAATCCCGTGCCTACTCCACCACCTACGCCACCCTGCGCGCCGAACGCGCCGACCACGAACGCACCGCCGCCGGAACCCAACTCCCCGACGACTCCGACACCATCACCGACGCCCACTGGCGCTACATCGGCTCCGGCCACACGCCAGGAGCGGCACTTGTCGCCGCCGGGGTCGCTGAAGACCTCGCCCGAAACCGAGAGATCGCCCGCGAGGAACTGGGGGCGATGTGA
- a CDS encoding recombinase family protein: MSRSKSNRMSIVPGEGAAIYCRISHTKDEDQTGVDRQERICREIAERLQLRVDAAHVFVDNNRSAWQRNRTRPGWNDLLSAMGEGEIRHVIVYHPDRLMRQPKDLEELLSIADDKRVLLHGEANRRDLSDPDDRFILRIEVAHACRSSDDTSRRLKDALAEKARGGNPHIGNRPYGYTKNGRAIVEEEAKIVREVFRRYLDGESPTAIAQDLHARKIPTSKGKRWEPENVRNLLSSNYVAGVRIHRGEEVGVGTWPAIIDRGQWDEVQQHRKHRAARIEKERKRPNRYYLLRGVATCTCGMRMAGTNGRYAYYRCTRAALNGEQKCGRSVSAGPLEAFIRDVSIKVLKELDVSGREPASTARSDADVLAEEKDQQRLKELNQMWLSDDDFTTAEYQAMRADVVKRIKERQRKTVQRPVAVLEGIVGPNAGKNWKELEKAEDFGRMNAIYRFLFAAVVVHPAITKGRGFDTDRVEIRPNPLD; this comes from the coding sequence ATGAGCCGATCCAAGAGCAACAGGATGAGCATCGTCCCCGGCGAGGGTGCGGCAATCTACTGCCGGATCTCGCACACGAAGGACGAGGACCAGACCGGCGTAGACCGCCAGGAACGCATCTGCCGGGAGATCGCCGAGCGATTGCAGCTCCGTGTCGACGCTGCGCACGTGTTCGTGGACAACAACCGCTCAGCATGGCAGCGCAATCGCACGCGACCAGGATGGAATGATCTTCTCTCGGCCATGGGCGAAGGCGAGATCCGGCATGTGATCGTCTACCACCCGGATCGGCTCATGCGGCAGCCGAAGGATCTCGAAGAACTTCTCTCCATCGCCGACGACAAACGTGTGTTGCTCCACGGCGAGGCGAACCGGCGCGATCTCTCCGACCCGGACGACCGTTTCATCCTGCGTATTGAGGTGGCACACGCGTGCCGCTCTTCGGATGACACCTCCCGACGACTCAAGGACGCACTGGCGGAGAAGGCCAGGGGAGGCAACCCGCACATCGGCAACCGCCCTTACGGCTACACCAAGAACGGACGGGCGATCGTGGAGGAGGAAGCGAAGATAGTTCGTGAGGTCTTCCGTCGTTACCTCGATGGGGAGAGTCCCACTGCAATCGCCCAAGATCTCCACGCACGCAAGATCCCGACTTCTAAGGGCAAACGCTGGGAGCCGGAAAACGTGCGCAACCTTCTCTCGTCGAACTACGTAGCAGGTGTCCGTATTCACCGAGGTGAAGAGGTGGGAGTCGGTACCTGGCCCGCCATCATCGATCGTGGACAGTGGGATGAGGTGCAGCAGCACCGGAAGCACCGGGCTGCGCGTATCGAGAAGGAGCGCAAGCGACCCAATCGCTACTACCTCCTGCGAGGAGTGGCCACGTGCACGTGCGGCATGCGCATGGCTGGCACGAACGGCAGGTACGCGTATTACCGATGCACTCGCGCGGCACTCAACGGCGAGCAGAAGTGCGGGCGTTCCGTCTCAGCGGGGCCGTTGGAGGCTTTCATCCGCGATGTGTCCATCAAGGTTCTAAAGGAGCTTGATGTGTCCGGCCGGGAGCCCGCCAGCACAGCGCGCTCCGATGCTGATGTACTCGCGGAGGAAAAAGATCAGCAGAGGCTGAAGGAGCTCAACCAGATGTGGCTGAGTGACGATGACTTCACGACGGCCGAGTACCAAGCGATGCGCGCCGATGTTGTAAAGCGGATCAAGGAGCGTCAGCGCAAGACCGTACAACGTCCGGTCGCCGTCCTCGAAGGCATCGTGGGACCTAACGCCGGTAAAAACTGGAAGGAGTTGGAGAAAGCGGAAGACTTCGGCCGGATGAACGCCATCTACCGCTTCCTGTTCGCCGCCGTCGTAGTGCATCCCGCGATCACAAAAGGCCGAGGGTTCGACACTGATCGAGTGGAGATCAGGCCGAACCCTCTGGACTAG
- a CDS encoding YbaK/EbsC family protein: MSTHHTDAHPRFAEALRELGLEVPVRRFPDATRTAAEAAAAIGCDVSEIVKSLIFEADGVPVLVLMDGSSRVDVERVRQELGAESVKRAGADLVRETTGYAIGGVPPFGHATRTRVLADRALLDHAVVWAAAGTPHAVFPLDPKALIAHAGGALVDVRERTA; the protein is encoded by the coding sequence ATGAGCACTCACCACACCGACGCGCACCCCCGTTTCGCCGAGGCTCTGCGCGAGCTGGGGCTCGAGGTCCCGGTCCGCCGCTTCCCCGACGCGACCCGCACCGCCGCCGAGGCGGCCGCCGCGATCGGCTGTGACGTCAGCGAGATCGTCAAGTCGCTGATCTTCGAGGCGGATGGAGTGCCGGTCCTGGTGCTGATGGACGGCTCCTCGCGGGTGGACGTCGAGCGCGTACGGCAGGAGCTGGGCGCCGAGTCCGTCAAGCGGGCCGGCGCCGATCTCGTCCGGGAGACCACCGGCTACGCGATCGGCGGCGTACCGCCCTTCGGCCACGCCACCAGGACCCGGGTGCTGGCCGACCGCGCACTGCTCGACCACGCCGTGGTGTGGGCAGCGGCCGGGACCCCGCACGCGGTCTTCCCGCTCGATCCCAAGGCGCTGATCGCGCACGCGGGCGGCGCGCTCGTGGACGTGCGCGAGCGCACGGCGTGA
- a CDS encoding SCO3933 family regulatory protein yields the protein MQSIPVDTSRLGVLRCAVEPEAKVSNFETKEVKKDREGNTIYTVAVMVRQEGRRVSVIEISVTGQPKGITEGTEVRVTGLEAFAWAMGDRHGISFRAAAITPVHGTSAKAGGA from the coding sequence ATGCAGTCCATACCTGTGGACACATCCCGGCTCGGCGTACTGCGGTGCGCTGTCGAGCCGGAAGCGAAGGTCAGCAACTTCGAGACGAAGGAGGTTAAGAAGGACCGGGAGGGCAACACGATCTACACCGTGGCCGTCATGGTCCGTCAGGAGGGCCGCCGGGTCTCGGTGATCGAGATTTCGGTGACCGGTCAGCCGAAGGGCATCACCGAGGGGACAGAGGTACGGGTAACCGGCCTGGAGGCATTCGCCTGGGCGATGGGCGACCGGCACGGAATCAGCTTCCGTGCTGCTGCTATCACACCCGTGCACGGCACCTCCGCGAAGGCTGGTGGTGCGTGA